Proteins encoded in a region of the Kryptolebias marmoratus isolate JLee-2015 linkage group LG14, ASM164957v2, whole genome shotgun sequence genome:
- the LOC108248166 gene encoding huntingtin-interacting protein 1-related protein isoform X1, protein MSKSKTKNENKTEKALAAEKEQFSKQQLQSISKSVTSAEVPPKAKYVRNIILGTHKEGGATTFWSYVLNLPLSSNSMVSWKFCYLLHKVLRDGHRNAVSDSHRYSRNMKDMGTLWGNLHDRYGHIVALSAKYLHLKIEFHAKHKVIPGNLEASDETLEREAGTDMTKVLDMTQELLDYLEAGLKMAETALRQMDANGAKSTTSAGQCRLTPLIPLIQDCSFLYHFSVRLLFKLHSRIAPDVLLGHRERFRDLFTSLSQFFNRAREIEFFKTIIQIPDLPDGPPNFLRAAALAEYKRPVVVIPNEDRQEEDVEPQPEFREAPQQYYLLSQMGASEASLEQRETESDGWKKEPEVLKPEIELIKSEAQRCVTELKSQVNRLEAEVEEQRTNKQVALVENEHLRMEVEALRSANVANVGAQIGYKEADSRAQAAELRFTQLKERHAELVTSHADLMKKNAETVKILSSTKQAEDHLLRTKHQLESEIESLQQEKRNMVNEKQQEAERLHKELLEQKAEMVRLRSTLEEKEKEGVQVSSSLAALQAERDVLLHSTKEKDSELISLRQQAQQQQSSLVLEKDRTSRELEALRAQLQQQLAINAEQKLEIDQLKRELDSTRVELTRVNSLLQSKDLTGTQLNSTLAGLQAEREVLLRSVREQEAELNSFRQQAQLQQSSLQQERQRSSMELGSLHAQLQQQACREGELAKKLQEEQFSLLQCAVVEAEGIILDAVAKLDDPIHVRCISSPDYLVNRAEITLGSIDKMQQSHLAYLGNKNDASGLLRAVTQFSHLAADTIVNGAATSHSAPIDQADSLTDSCRDCANHCLQFLKDLKFQPTLQKADPSATRYTVQRILTLGQDLRPKGQDVLKEELGRMVDKEMIATSTAIEEAVLRMDEILTQARKDTTGVKLEVNQSILGSCSDLMKAVHILVTAATDLQKDIVEGGRGAASVTEFYAKNSRWTEGLISASKAVGWGATQLLDSADRVVADKGLFEELIACSHEIAGSTAQLVAASKVKADRHNKKLYTLQQASRHVNDMAAVVVTSTKHGQQQISDHGLMDFSGMSLIKLKTEEMEAQVKVLQLESQLEQQRIRLGELRKRHYELGVPGTNIEKADEDNGFPPPPPPTLFDSTPESQAFAQAQPFTSLQSVSQTTPAFSLPQSYTPTNTYTPTQSYTPSQTYTPSQPFVPPQPFIPSQSYTAMPLQSFSQSQHHSAPQPASLSSSFGEPKPLSQPQASQPSHTESTKHVFKKPNIFIKSGNLLKNAFKRGETGTGES, encoded by the exons CTCCAGAGCATCAGTAAATCCGTCACTTCGGCCGAAGTCCCACCCAAAGCAAAATATGTGCGCA ACATCATCTTGGGAACTCACAAGGAGGGGGGAGCCACCACCTTCTGGTCCTACGTCCTGAACCTGCCTCTGTCCAGCAACTCCATGGTCAGCTGGAAGTTTTGCTACCTCCTGCACAAAGTGCTCAGGGACGgacacagaaat GCTGTTTCAGACTCTCACAGATACAGCCGCAACATGAAAGACATGGGCACTCTGTGG ggAAACCTGCATGATCGATACGGCCACATTGTTGCATTATCTGCTAAATACCTACACCTCAAAATAGAATTTCATGCAAAG CACAAGGTGATCCCGGGTAATCTAGAAGCCAGTGATGAGACTTTGGAGAGGGAAGCAGGAACTGACATGACCAAAGT GTTAGACATGACTCAGGAGCTGCTGGATTACTTGGAAGCTGGACTGAAGATGGCTGAGACAG CTCTGCGTCAGATGGACGCCAATGGAGCCAAATCCACAACTTCAGCCGGACAGTGCAGACTGACTCCTCTCATCCCCCTCATACAGGACTGCAGCTTTCTTTACCACTTCTCTGTCCGACTTCTGTTCAAACTTCACAGCC GTATTGCGCCGGATGTTCTTCTTGGACATCGAGAGAGATTCCGCGACCTTTTCACGAG CCTCTCCCAGTTCTTCAACCGAGCCAGAGAAATTGAGTTCTTTAAAACTATCATCCAGATCCCGGATCTCCCAGAT GGTCCTCCAAACTTCCTCCGAGCTGCTGCCTTAGCCGAGTATAAAAGGCCAGTGGTGGTGATACCCAATGAAGATCGTCAGGAGGAGGATGTGGAGCCACAGCCAGAGTTTAGAGAAGCACCTCAG CAGTACTATTTGCTGAGCCAAATGGGAGCATCTGAAGCTTCCTTGGAGCAGAGAGAAACTGAGAGTGACGGCTGGAAAAAGGAACCTGAAGTTCTGAAGCCAGAGATAGAGCTTATCAAGAGTGAg gCTCAGAGGTGTGTAACTGAGTTAAAGTCTCAGGTGAATCGCCTGGAAGCTGAAGTGGAAGAGCAGCGCACCAACAAGCAGGTAGCTCTGGTTGAAAACGAACACCTGCGAATGGAGGTGGAGGCTTTACGCAGTGCTAATGTGGCCAATGTTGGGGCTCAAATTGGATACAAGGAAGCAGACA GTAGAGCTCAAGCTGCAGAGCTCCGTTTTACTCAGTTAAAAGAAAGACACGCGGAGCTGGTTACCAGTCACGCTGATCTAATGAAAAAG AATGCAGAAACGGTGAAGATACTGTCAAGTACAAAGCAAGCTGAAGATCACTTACTGAGAACCAAACACCAGTTAGAAAGTGAAATAGAAAGTCTGCAacaggagaaaagaaacatg GTGAATGAGAAGCAGCAGGAGGCTGAGCGCCTACATAAAGAACTGCtggaacaaaaagcagagatggtCCGGCTTCGCAGTACTttggaggagaaagaaaag GAGGGAGTTCAGGTGAGCAGCAGTCTAGCAGCTCTTCAGGCAGAGCGGGATGTGCTGCTTCAttctacaaaagaaaaagactcaGAGCTTATCTCCCTGAGACAACaggcccagcagcagcagagctctCTGGTCCTGGAGAAAGACCGGACCAGCAGAGAACTGGAGGCCCTGAGAGCCCAACTGCAGCAACAG CTTGCTATAAATGCAGAGCAGAAGTTGGAAATTGACCAGCTGAAACGAGAGCTGGACTCTACACGAGTAGAACTGACAAGAGTAAACAGTTTGCTGCAAAGCAAAGATCTG ACTGGTACACAGCTGAACAGCACATTGGCAGGGCTGCAGGCGGAGAGGGAGGTGCTCCTGCGCTCAGTTCGGGAGCAGGAAGCCGAGCTGAACTCTTTCAGACAACaagctcagctgcagcagagctccCTGCAGCAGGAGAGGCAGAGGAGCAGCATGGAGCTGGGGAGCCTACATGCCCAGCTACAGCAGCAG GCGTGTCGGGAAGGCGAGCTGGCcaagaagctgcaggaggagcagttCAGTCTGCTGCAGTGTGCAGTGGTGGAGGCTGAGGGCATCATCCTGGACGCTGTGGCCAAACTGGATGACCCCATACATGTCCGCTGCATCAGCTCTCCTG ATTATTTGGTGAACAGAGCTGAAATCACACTGGGTTCTATTGATAAAATGCAGCAGAGCCATCTGGCCTATCTAGGGAATAAAAATG atgctaGTGGCTTGTTGAGAGCCGTTACACAGTTTTCCCACCTAGCTGCAGACACAATCGTCAATGGTGCAGCAACATCACACTCTGCTCCCATCGATCAGGCTGATA GTTTAACTGACAGCTGTCGGGACTGTGCGAATCACTGCCTTCAGTTCTTGAAAGATCTAAAGTTTCAGCCTACTTTACAAAAAGCTGATCCATCTGCAACACGATACACTGTTCAGCGCATCCTCACTTTGGGACAG GATTTGCGCCCGAAAGGGCAGGATGTACTGAAAGAGGAGCTGGGAAGAATGGTGGATAAAGAAATGATTGCTACATCAACTGCCATTGAGGAGGCTGTGCTGCGAATGGAT GAAATTCTAACACAGGCAAGAAAAGATACTACTGGTGTAAAACTGGAGGTCAACCAGAG TATCCTTGGATCCTGCTCAGATCTGATGAAG GCTGTTCATATCCTGGTGACGGCTGCTACAGATCTACAGAAAGATATTGTGGAAGGAGGCAGG ggAGCTGCATCTGTTACTGAATTTTATGCCAAAAATTCTCGCTGGACTGAAGGACTCATTTCAGCCTCCAAAGCTGTGGGCTGGGGGGCAACGCAGCTGCT AGACTCAGCTGACCGAGTTGTGGCCGATAAAGGTTTATTTGAGGAACTCATTGCTTGTTCACACGAAATTGCTGGAAGCACTGCTCAGCTAGTTGCTGCCTCCAAG GTGAAGGCTGACCGCCACAATAAGAAGCTGTACACGCTCCAACAGGCCTCGCGACATGTGAATGACATGGCTGCTGTAGTCGTCACCTCCACCAAACACGGGCAGCAGCAGATCTCTGATCACG GTTTAATGGACTTCTCTGGCATGTCACTGATTaagctaaaaacagaagaaatggaGGCTCAG GTGAAGGTACTGCAACTTGAGAGCCAGCTAGAGCAGCAGCGAATTCGTCTTGGTGAGCTGAGGAAAAGGCACTATGAGCTTGGAGTGCCTGGAACCAACATCGAAAAAGCAGATGAAGATAATGGCtttcctccaccaccaccacctacCCTGTTTGACTCCACCCCAGAATCTCAGGCCTTTGCGCAGGCACAACCATTTACAAGCCTCCAGAGCGTCTCACAAACCACACCAGCTTTCTCTCTGCCTCAGTCTTACACTCCAACAAATACCTACACACCGACTCAAAGCTACACTCCATCTCAAACTTACACTCCTTCACAGCCCTTTGTTCCACCACAACCTTTCATTCCATCTCAGTCGTACACTGCAATGCCTCTCCAGAGTTTCTCACAATCTCAGCATCATTCAGCGCCACAACCTGCATCACTCTCATCAAGCTTTGGGGAGCCTAAACCACTTTCGCAGCCTCAGGCATCTCAGCCAAGCCACACTGAGTCaaccaaacatgttttcaaGAAACCGAATATCTTCATTAAATCTGGAAACTTGCTGAAAAATGCT ttcaaACGAGGTGAAACTGGAACTGGGGAGTCTTAA
- the LOC108248166 gene encoding huntingtin-interacting protein 1-related protein isoform X2: MSKSKTKNENKTEKALAAEKEQFSKQQLQSISKSVTSAEVPPKAKYVRNIILGTHKEGGATTFWSYVLNLPLSSNSMVSWKFCYLLHKVLRDGHRNAVSDSHRYSRNMKDMGTLWGNLHDRYGHIVALSAKYLHLKIEFHAKHKVIPGNLEASDETLEREAGTDMTKVLDMTQELLDYLEAGLKMAETALRQMDANGAKSTTSAGQCRLTPLIPLIQDCSFLYHFSVRLLFKLHSRIAPDVLLGHRERFRDLFTSLSQFFNRAREIEFFKTIIQIPDLPDGPPNFLRAAALAEYKRPVVVIPNEDRQEEDVEPQPEFREAPQYYLLSQMGASEASLEQRETESDGWKKEPEVLKPEIELIKSEAQRCVTELKSQVNRLEAEVEEQRTNKQVALVENEHLRMEVEALRSANVANVGAQIGYKEADSRAQAAELRFTQLKERHAELVTSHADLMKKNAETVKILSSTKQAEDHLLRTKHQLESEIESLQQEKRNMVNEKQQEAERLHKELLEQKAEMVRLRSTLEEKEKEGVQVSSSLAALQAERDVLLHSTKEKDSELISLRQQAQQQQSSLVLEKDRTSRELEALRAQLQQQLAINAEQKLEIDQLKRELDSTRVELTRVNSLLQSKDLTGTQLNSTLAGLQAEREVLLRSVREQEAELNSFRQQAQLQQSSLQQERQRSSMELGSLHAQLQQQACREGELAKKLQEEQFSLLQCAVVEAEGIILDAVAKLDDPIHVRCISSPDYLVNRAEITLGSIDKMQQSHLAYLGNKNDASGLLRAVTQFSHLAADTIVNGAATSHSAPIDQADSLTDSCRDCANHCLQFLKDLKFQPTLQKADPSATRYTVQRILTLGQDLRPKGQDVLKEELGRMVDKEMIATSTAIEEAVLRMDEILTQARKDTTGVKLEVNQSILGSCSDLMKAVHILVTAATDLQKDIVEGGRGAASVTEFYAKNSRWTEGLISASKAVGWGATQLLDSADRVVADKGLFEELIACSHEIAGSTAQLVAASKVKADRHNKKLYTLQQASRHVNDMAAVVVTSTKHGQQQISDHGLMDFSGMSLIKLKTEEMEAQVKVLQLESQLEQQRIRLGELRKRHYELGVPGTNIEKADEDNGFPPPPPPTLFDSTPESQAFAQAQPFTSLQSVSQTTPAFSLPQSYTPTNTYTPTQSYTPSQTYTPSQPFVPPQPFIPSQSYTAMPLQSFSQSQHHSAPQPASLSSSFGEPKPLSQPQASQPSHTESTKHVFKKPNIFIKSGNLLKNAFKRGETGTGES, from the exons CTCCAGAGCATCAGTAAATCCGTCACTTCGGCCGAAGTCCCACCCAAAGCAAAATATGTGCGCA ACATCATCTTGGGAACTCACAAGGAGGGGGGAGCCACCACCTTCTGGTCCTACGTCCTGAACCTGCCTCTGTCCAGCAACTCCATGGTCAGCTGGAAGTTTTGCTACCTCCTGCACAAAGTGCTCAGGGACGgacacagaaat GCTGTTTCAGACTCTCACAGATACAGCCGCAACATGAAAGACATGGGCACTCTGTGG ggAAACCTGCATGATCGATACGGCCACATTGTTGCATTATCTGCTAAATACCTACACCTCAAAATAGAATTTCATGCAAAG CACAAGGTGATCCCGGGTAATCTAGAAGCCAGTGATGAGACTTTGGAGAGGGAAGCAGGAACTGACATGACCAAAGT GTTAGACATGACTCAGGAGCTGCTGGATTACTTGGAAGCTGGACTGAAGATGGCTGAGACAG CTCTGCGTCAGATGGACGCCAATGGAGCCAAATCCACAACTTCAGCCGGACAGTGCAGACTGACTCCTCTCATCCCCCTCATACAGGACTGCAGCTTTCTTTACCACTTCTCTGTCCGACTTCTGTTCAAACTTCACAGCC GTATTGCGCCGGATGTTCTTCTTGGACATCGAGAGAGATTCCGCGACCTTTTCACGAG CCTCTCCCAGTTCTTCAACCGAGCCAGAGAAATTGAGTTCTTTAAAACTATCATCCAGATCCCGGATCTCCCAGAT GGTCCTCCAAACTTCCTCCGAGCTGCTGCCTTAGCCGAGTATAAAAGGCCAGTGGTGGTGATACCCAATGAAGATCGTCAGGAGGAGGATGTGGAGCCACAGCCAGAGTTTAGAGAAGCACCTCAG TACTATTTGCTGAGCCAAATGGGAGCATCTGAAGCTTCCTTGGAGCAGAGAGAAACTGAGAGTGACGGCTGGAAAAAGGAACCTGAAGTTCTGAAGCCAGAGATAGAGCTTATCAAGAGTGAg gCTCAGAGGTGTGTAACTGAGTTAAAGTCTCAGGTGAATCGCCTGGAAGCTGAAGTGGAAGAGCAGCGCACCAACAAGCAGGTAGCTCTGGTTGAAAACGAACACCTGCGAATGGAGGTGGAGGCTTTACGCAGTGCTAATGTGGCCAATGTTGGGGCTCAAATTGGATACAAGGAAGCAGACA GTAGAGCTCAAGCTGCAGAGCTCCGTTTTACTCAGTTAAAAGAAAGACACGCGGAGCTGGTTACCAGTCACGCTGATCTAATGAAAAAG AATGCAGAAACGGTGAAGATACTGTCAAGTACAAAGCAAGCTGAAGATCACTTACTGAGAACCAAACACCAGTTAGAAAGTGAAATAGAAAGTCTGCAacaggagaaaagaaacatg GTGAATGAGAAGCAGCAGGAGGCTGAGCGCCTACATAAAGAACTGCtggaacaaaaagcagagatggtCCGGCTTCGCAGTACTttggaggagaaagaaaag GAGGGAGTTCAGGTGAGCAGCAGTCTAGCAGCTCTTCAGGCAGAGCGGGATGTGCTGCTTCAttctacaaaagaaaaagactcaGAGCTTATCTCCCTGAGACAACaggcccagcagcagcagagctctCTGGTCCTGGAGAAAGACCGGACCAGCAGAGAACTGGAGGCCCTGAGAGCCCAACTGCAGCAACAG CTTGCTATAAATGCAGAGCAGAAGTTGGAAATTGACCAGCTGAAACGAGAGCTGGACTCTACACGAGTAGAACTGACAAGAGTAAACAGTTTGCTGCAAAGCAAAGATCTG ACTGGTACACAGCTGAACAGCACATTGGCAGGGCTGCAGGCGGAGAGGGAGGTGCTCCTGCGCTCAGTTCGGGAGCAGGAAGCCGAGCTGAACTCTTTCAGACAACaagctcagctgcagcagagctccCTGCAGCAGGAGAGGCAGAGGAGCAGCATGGAGCTGGGGAGCCTACATGCCCAGCTACAGCAGCAG GCGTGTCGGGAAGGCGAGCTGGCcaagaagctgcaggaggagcagttCAGTCTGCTGCAGTGTGCAGTGGTGGAGGCTGAGGGCATCATCCTGGACGCTGTGGCCAAACTGGATGACCCCATACATGTCCGCTGCATCAGCTCTCCTG ATTATTTGGTGAACAGAGCTGAAATCACACTGGGTTCTATTGATAAAATGCAGCAGAGCCATCTGGCCTATCTAGGGAATAAAAATG atgctaGTGGCTTGTTGAGAGCCGTTACACAGTTTTCCCACCTAGCTGCAGACACAATCGTCAATGGTGCAGCAACATCACACTCTGCTCCCATCGATCAGGCTGATA GTTTAACTGACAGCTGTCGGGACTGTGCGAATCACTGCCTTCAGTTCTTGAAAGATCTAAAGTTTCAGCCTACTTTACAAAAAGCTGATCCATCTGCAACACGATACACTGTTCAGCGCATCCTCACTTTGGGACAG GATTTGCGCCCGAAAGGGCAGGATGTACTGAAAGAGGAGCTGGGAAGAATGGTGGATAAAGAAATGATTGCTACATCAACTGCCATTGAGGAGGCTGTGCTGCGAATGGAT GAAATTCTAACACAGGCAAGAAAAGATACTACTGGTGTAAAACTGGAGGTCAACCAGAG TATCCTTGGATCCTGCTCAGATCTGATGAAG GCTGTTCATATCCTGGTGACGGCTGCTACAGATCTACAGAAAGATATTGTGGAAGGAGGCAGG ggAGCTGCATCTGTTACTGAATTTTATGCCAAAAATTCTCGCTGGACTGAAGGACTCATTTCAGCCTCCAAAGCTGTGGGCTGGGGGGCAACGCAGCTGCT AGACTCAGCTGACCGAGTTGTGGCCGATAAAGGTTTATTTGAGGAACTCATTGCTTGTTCACACGAAATTGCTGGAAGCACTGCTCAGCTAGTTGCTGCCTCCAAG GTGAAGGCTGACCGCCACAATAAGAAGCTGTACACGCTCCAACAGGCCTCGCGACATGTGAATGACATGGCTGCTGTAGTCGTCACCTCCACCAAACACGGGCAGCAGCAGATCTCTGATCACG GTTTAATGGACTTCTCTGGCATGTCACTGATTaagctaaaaacagaagaaatggaGGCTCAG GTGAAGGTACTGCAACTTGAGAGCCAGCTAGAGCAGCAGCGAATTCGTCTTGGTGAGCTGAGGAAAAGGCACTATGAGCTTGGAGTGCCTGGAACCAACATCGAAAAAGCAGATGAAGATAATGGCtttcctccaccaccaccacctacCCTGTTTGACTCCACCCCAGAATCTCAGGCCTTTGCGCAGGCACAACCATTTACAAGCCTCCAGAGCGTCTCACAAACCACACCAGCTTTCTCTCTGCCTCAGTCTTACACTCCAACAAATACCTACACACCGACTCAAAGCTACACTCCATCTCAAACTTACACTCCTTCACAGCCCTTTGTTCCACCACAACCTTTCATTCCATCTCAGTCGTACACTGCAATGCCTCTCCAGAGTTTCTCACAATCTCAGCATCATTCAGCGCCACAACCTGCATCACTCTCATCAAGCTTTGGGGAGCCTAAACCACTTTCGCAGCCTCAGGCATCTCAGCCAAGCCACACTGAGTCaaccaaacatgttttcaaGAAACCGAATATCTTCATTAAATCTGGAAACTTGCTGAAAAATGCT ttcaaACGAGGTGAAACTGGAACTGGGGAGTCTTAA